The Streptomyces sp. NBC_01244 genome contains a region encoding:
- a CDS encoding toxin-antitoxin system, toxin component has protein sequence MNEGKMAGFRKGVLATLGRPPSHESLLTVPRAHLARRSTARKVAKFCDAVLAGLDRPIPSDPDSLFAVLRADVERRLNEDRAALPFRPVLLYFREFPEETASGLTATFDDRIVIVVESQTTTLHQFVIFAHEMWHALMGQCLSHGAHSDVAAAAARSLGGELVGDDLLALAARSHVDTQEESDAEEFGLQMGARLRECLQEAGAVPTTGLAGRIQSSMGRGY, from the coding sequence ATGAACGAGGGGAAGATGGCGGGCTTTCGCAAGGGGGTGCTCGCGACTCTCGGCAGGCCGCCATCCCACGAGAGCCTGCTCACCGTGCCAAGAGCCCACCTGGCACGGCGATCCACCGCGCGGAAGGTCGCGAAGTTCTGCGACGCGGTGCTCGCGGGTCTCGACAGGCCGATTCCCTCGGATCCGGACAGCCTGTTCGCGGTACTGAGGGCCGACGTCGAGCGGCGCTTGAACGAGGACCGCGCGGCGCTCCCGTTCCGTCCGGTCCTCCTGTATTTCCGTGAGTTCCCCGAGGAGACGGCCAGTGGCCTCACGGCGACATTCGACGACCGGATCGTCATCGTCGTGGAAAGCCAGACGACCACGCTGCACCAGTTCGTGATCTTCGCACACGAGATGTGGCACGCCTTGATGGGACAGTGCCTGTCGCACGGGGCCCACAGCGACGTTGCCGCGGCAGCCGCCAGGTCACTCGGTGGTGAACTGGTGGGCGACGACCTCCTCGCCCTGGCCGCGAGGAGCCACGTCGACACCCAAGAGGAAAGCGACGCGGAGGAGTTCGGGCTACAGATGGGAGCCCGGCTGCGGGAGTGTCTGCAAGAGGCGGGCGCCGTACCGACAACCGGTTTGGCAGGCCGGATACAGTCCAGCATGGGTAGAGGCTACTGA
- a CDS encoding 4'-phosphopantetheinyl transferase family protein, giving the protein MLKPHVLTIGSQTPPAPAARPPSAASPDVSTAMSTAVWLVDTDEQHGAAARLAPEVLDPAEHRRAAAFAREQDRRRYVAAHVALRVLLGSRLDLAPGRVRITRAPCSSCGGPHGRPVTEDGPVHFSLSHSDRLALIALGPVPVGADVETLPPATAVHELAGQLHPREAAELEALDPEERPAAFSRVWVRKEAYLKGLGIGLSRGLALDYVGTADTPASGLPGWSLRNVAVPPGFSAAVAVTDTPEPAADATVRTSS; this is encoded by the coding sequence GTGCTCAAGCCCCATGTCCTCACGATCGGTTCGCAGACCCCGCCCGCGCCCGCCGCACGGCCGCCGTCGGCCGCGTCGCCGGACGTGTCTACGGCCATGTCCACGGCCGTGTGGCTGGTCGACACCGACGAGCAGCACGGCGCGGCGGCCCGGCTGGCCCCGGAGGTCCTGGACCCGGCCGAGCACCGGCGGGCGGCCGCCTTCGCCCGCGAGCAGGACCGGCGCCGCTACGTCGCCGCCCACGTGGCGCTGCGGGTGCTGCTCGGGTCCCGGCTGGACCTCGCCCCGGGCCGGGTACGGATCACCCGCGCACCCTGCTCCTCCTGCGGCGGCCCCCACGGACGGCCGGTGACCGAGGACGGGCCCGTCCACTTCTCCCTGTCGCACAGCGACCGGCTCGCGCTGATCGCGCTGGGCCCGGTGCCGGTGGGAGCCGACGTGGAGACGCTGCCCCCGGCGACGGCCGTGCACGAGCTCGCCGGGCAGCTGCACCCGCGGGAGGCCGCGGAGCTGGAAGCCCTGGACCCGGAGGAACGCCCTGCGGCCTTCTCCCGTGTCTGGGTGCGCAAGGAGGCGTACCTCAAGGGCCTGGGCATCGGACTCTCCCGGGGCCTCGCCCTCGACTACGTGGGCACCGCCGACACCCCGGCGAGCGGTCTGCCGGGCTGGTCCCTGAGGAACGTGGCCGTTCCCCCGGGCTTCAGCGCCGCCGTGGCCGTAACGGATACGCCCGAACCGGCGGCGGACGCCACGGTCCGGACCTCGTCCTGA
- a CDS encoding carboxymuconolactone decarboxylase family protein, translating to MQSRMQNPAVVLSGAMQPIQDIFKSVHSGGVDQQILELVHLRVSQINSCSSCVDGGAKSARKAGVSEERLATLAAWRETPYFTEEQRAALLLAEAATRLADRPDAVSDEVWDTAATYFDEKQLAAIVLMIGVTNMFNRLNATTRQIAGAWG from the coding sequence ATGCAGTCCCGCATGCAGAACCCCGCCGTCGTCCTGTCCGGCGCGATGCAGCCCATCCAGGACATCTTCAAGTCCGTGCACTCCGGTGGCGTGGACCAGCAGATCCTGGAGCTGGTGCACCTGCGGGTGAGCCAGATCAACAGCTGCAGCTCCTGTGTGGACGGCGGCGCCAAGTCGGCCCGCAAGGCCGGCGTGAGCGAGGAGCGGCTGGCCACGCTCGCCGCCTGGCGCGAGACCCCGTACTTCACCGAGGAGCAGCGGGCCGCCCTGCTGCTCGCCGAGGCCGCGACCCGGCTCGCCGACCGTCCCGACGCGGTGAGCGACGAGGTCTGGGACACGGCCGCCACCTACTTCGACGAGAAGCAGCTGGCCGCGATCGTCCTGATGATCGGTGTCACCAACATGTTCAACCGGCTCAACGCCACGACCCGCCAGATCGCCGGCGCGTGGGGATGA
- a CDS encoding tetratricopeptide repeat protein has product MDTERRTAKADPQDELAARLRLLQELSGLGVRALARDAGLSSSSLSRYLSGQTVPPWTAVVALCRLAKRDPRPLRPLWELGSANPLPAPPKAGRQVQPKPRNDLPRDVPDFTGREDELASVLAAVDSHRGVAVDGMAGVGKTCLAVHAAHRLAADYPDAQLYVDLHGFTEGRDPLDPDSALRMLLGALGVPSERVPQEGLEQLAACWRAELADRRAVVVVDNAADADQVRPLLPGAGDSVVLITSRNRLLGLDEVPPVSLDVLSPRESAELLTRASGDSGGPEDRLAREPDAAAEVLRLCGHLPLALRLAAARLRHRPGWTVGILVERLAEGASEFDTAFAMSVRQLDRAQARLFRMLGLLPGGSFDAYAAAALADVPLHGAREMLEDLVDAHLVQQPTAGRYRLHDLVHQHARGACAQQDSQADRERAMGRFLDYFVHAAAAADAAMPVLSPGRPPTAGRPPAALPRFADKNAACSWLVSEYETMIAVFETAVAVGADAHVCELPRFLRAYFARRCGTTHLNHLFERSLAAAERLGDPLRLAEAYSDLGFARYNAGRMAEAAAAYEEAGLRVAQTGDARSEAELTLRRGYLIWDRGDRDGAGEPLELFRLAGKLYGEAGLPAGAAHAAASEAWALLQLGEREEAARRAREVLDLSHPDPAWPPTLTARITLGVAIAEESPEEASEHLHRALALAREDGHVNNEAWSLNCLGVALRRMGRYEEALASHREAFALLDELFEEHWKVRFLGGYAETCRLAGLPEEALRLHRQTLELAPGLGYRHEEALAHEGIAALLDDTDPAAAGGHRAAGRSLREELSAGAG; this is encoded by the coding sequence GTGGACACGGAACGGCGGACGGCGAAGGCCGACCCGCAGGACGAGCTGGCCGCTCGGCTGCGGCTGCTCCAGGAGCTGTCAGGGCTCGGGGTACGGGCCCTCGCGAGGGATGCGGGACTGAGCTCCTCCTCGCTCTCGCGCTACCTCAGCGGCCAGACCGTGCCGCCCTGGACCGCGGTGGTCGCCCTCTGCCGACTGGCCAAACGCGATCCGCGCCCGCTGCGGCCCCTCTGGGAACTCGGGTCCGCCAACCCGCTGCCGGCGCCGCCGAAGGCGGGCCGCCAGGTCCAGCCGAAGCCCCGTAACGACCTGCCGCGCGACGTACCCGACTTCACCGGACGCGAGGACGAACTCGCCTCCGTGCTCGCCGCGGTGGACAGTCACCGGGGTGTCGCCGTCGACGGCATGGCGGGCGTCGGCAAGACCTGCCTGGCGGTGCACGCCGCGCACCGGCTCGCCGCCGACTACCCGGACGCCCAGCTCTACGTGGACCTGCACGGATTCACCGAGGGCCGCGACCCCCTCGATCCCGACTCGGCGCTGCGGATGCTGCTCGGGGCGCTCGGCGTGCCGTCCGAGAGGGTCCCGCAGGAGGGCCTCGAACAGCTGGCGGCCTGCTGGCGCGCGGAACTGGCGGACCGGCGGGCCGTCGTGGTCGTCGACAACGCGGCCGACGCGGACCAGGTCCGGCCGCTGCTGCCCGGCGCCGGCGACTCGGTCGTCCTGATCACGAGCCGCAACCGGCTGCTGGGCCTGGACGAGGTGCCCCCGGTGTCGCTGGACGTGCTCAGCCCGCGGGAGAGCGCGGAACTGCTGACCCGGGCCAGCGGAGACTCCGGCGGCCCCGAAGACCGGCTGGCCCGTGAACCGGATGCCGCCGCCGAGGTGCTGCGGCTCTGCGGCCACCTGCCGCTGGCCCTGCGGCTGGCCGCGGCCCGGCTGCGACACCGGCCCGGCTGGACGGTGGGCATCCTCGTGGAGCGGCTGGCGGAGGGGGCGAGCGAGTTCGACACCGCGTTCGCCATGTCCGTACGGCAACTGGACCGGGCCCAGGCCCGGTTGTTCCGGATGCTGGGGCTGCTGCCCGGCGGCTCCTTCGACGCGTACGCGGCCGCGGCCCTGGCGGACGTACCGCTGCACGGCGCCCGGGAGATGCTGGAGGACCTGGTCGACGCGCACCTGGTCCAGCAGCCGACGGCGGGCCGCTACCGGCTGCACGACCTGGTGCACCAGCACGCGCGCGGCGCGTGCGCGCAGCAGGACTCCCAGGCCGACCGGGAGCGCGCGATGGGCCGCTTCCTCGACTACTTCGTGCACGCGGCGGCCGCCGCCGACGCCGCGATGCCGGTGCTCTCGCCGGGACGGCCGCCCACCGCGGGCCGCCCCCCGGCCGCCCTGCCGCGGTTCGCCGACAAGAACGCGGCCTGCTCCTGGCTCGTCTCGGAGTACGAGACGATGATCGCCGTCTTCGAGACGGCGGTAGCCGTCGGGGCGGACGCGCACGTGTGCGAGCTGCCGCGCTTCCTGCGCGCGTACTTCGCCCGGCGCTGCGGTACGACCCACCTCAATCACCTCTTCGAGCGCTCGCTGGCCGCCGCCGAACGCCTGGGCGATCCGCTGCGGCTGGCCGAGGCCTACAGCGACCTGGGCTTCGCGCGCTACAACGCGGGCCGGATGGCCGAGGCCGCAGCCGCGTACGAGGAGGCCGGGCTCCGGGTGGCGCAGACGGGGGACGCCCGCTCGGAAGCCGAACTGACCCTGCGGCGCGGCTACTTGATCTGGGACCGGGGGGACCGGGACGGCGCCGGGGAGCCGCTCGAGCTCTTCCGGCTGGCCGGGAAGCTGTACGGGGAAGCCGGCCTCCCGGCGGGGGCGGCCCACGCGGCGGCCTCGGAAGCCTGGGCGCTGCTCCAGCTGGGAGAGCGCGAGGAGGCGGCGCGGCGGGCCCGGGAGGTCCTGGACCTCTCCCACCCGGACCCCGCGTGGCCGCCCACCCTGACGGCCCGCATCACCCTGGGCGTGGCCATCGCGGAGGAGTCGCCCGAGGAGGCGTCGGAACATCTGCACCGGGCGCTGGCACTGGCCCGCGAGGACGGGCACGTGAACAACGAGGCGTGGTCCCTCAACTGCCTGGGCGTCGCGCTGCGCCGGATGGGCCGGTACGAGGAGGCCCTGGCCAGCCACCGGGAGGCGTTCGCGCTGCTGGACGAGCTGTTCGAGGAACACTGGAAGGTCCGGTTCCTGGGCGGCTACGCCGAGACCTGCCGGCTCGCGGGACTCCCCGAGGAGGCCCTGCGCCTGCACCGGCAGACGCTGGAGCTGGCACCCGGGCTCGGCTACCGGCACGAGGAGGCGCTGGCCCACGAGGGCATCGCGGCCCTGCTCGACGACACGGACCCGGCCGCGGCCGGCGGGCACCGCGCGGCGGGGCGCTCGCTCCGGGAGGAGCTCTCCGCCGGAGCGGGCTGA